From Brassica oleracea var. oleracea cultivar TO1000 chromosome C3, BOL, whole genome shotgun sequence, a single genomic window includes:
- the LOC106334838 gene encoding paired amphipathic helix protein Sin3-like 2 isoform X2 gives MKRIRDDVYSSGSQFKRPLPSSRGESYVQSPVPGDGGVNSQKLTTDDALSYLKDVKEMFQDQRDKYDMFLEVMKDFKAQRTDTSGVIARVKELFKGHNNLIFGFNTFLPKGFEITLDEVEEEAPPKKTVEFEEAISFVNKIKKRFQNDEDVYKSFLEILNMYRKDDKDITEVYNEVSALFEDHLDLLEEFTRFLPESLAAHSAAQLIRSQAQRYRDRGSGPPLVRPMLIEKDRRRERAVASRGDRDHSVDRSDLNDDKAMVKMHREPKKRVDKENRERERERERERERRSRDLDDAEAEQDNLHHFSEKRKSSRRTEGFEAYSGPASHSEKNNLKSMYNQAFVFCEKVKERLCSQDDYQTFLKCLNIFSNGIIHRKELQNLVSDLLGKFPDLMDEFNQFFERCESNDGFQHLAGVMSKKSLSSEERLSRPVKGEEKETEREHKRDLDAAKEKERPNDKYMGKSIQELDLSDCERCTPSYRLLPSDYPIPSVRHRQKLGAAVLNDHWVSVTSGSEDYSFKHMRRNQYEESLFRCEDDRFELDMLLESVGSAAKSAEELLNNIIEKKISIEGSFRVEDHFTALNLRCIERLYGDHGLDVTDLIRKNPTAALPVILTRLKQKQEEWTKCREDFNAVWADVYAKNHYKSLDHRSFYFKQQDSKNLSAKALVTEIKDLKEKSQEEDDVLLSVAAGHRQPIIPHFEYEYLDRTIHEDLFKLVQFSCEEICSTKEQIGKVLRLWKSFLEMMLGVPPRAKGSNSVEDVVETKHHGALTSGEVNVSSDSTNLVSRQLKFAANGDEYASSGVSKHGATGLLKRDSSAKENCKDGEPANKDVATCSAVKPQKDQENGNGADKRFGDVDDRVATFPSGVENNIGSRGILSKQGDAIENADTIVIANGVLPDASKANSNYDEPGGPSNVEKEEGELSPIGDSEDNFVVYEDRDLKTTAKPEHSVEAEGENDDADDEDGDDASEGGEDASGTESIGDECSQDGNGMEEEGEHDEIDGKAESEGEAEGMDSHLIEEDNRLLPLSERVLLSVKPLSKHVAAAALLDERQKDSRVFYGNDDFYVLFRLHRTLYERILSAKTYCTGSELNRRNTKDTSSPDPYARFMSALFSLLNGSAESSKFEDECRAIIGNQSYVLFTLEKLIYKLVKQLQAVVADDMDNKLLQLYEYEKSRKPGRVIDSVYYENARILLHEENIYRLECSSSPSRLSIQLMDSIIEKPEAYAVSMDPTFASYLQKEFLSNSSGKKVAPQAIVLKRNMRGYSGLDDLAVACKAMEGVEVINGLECKMSCSSYKISYVLDTEDFFHRKKKKQKKPSHEKSSSEQRKLYRVERFHKFLSASR, from the exons ATGAAGCGGATTAGAGATGACGTGTACTCCTCCGGGTCTCAATTCAAACGTCCTTTGCCCTCTTCTCGTGGCGAATC ATATGTGCAGTCTCCAGTACCTGGTGATGGGGGAGTGAACTCTCAGAAGCTGACTACCGATGATGCTTTGTCTTACTTGAAGGACGTTAAGGAGATGTTTCAGGATCAGAGGGACAAGTATGATATGTTTCTTGAGGTTATGAAAGACTTCAAGGCACAAAG GACCGATACATCTGGTGTGATTGCACGAGTCAAGGAGTTGTTTAAAGGGCATAACAATTTGATTTTCGGGTTTAACACGTTTCTGCCTAAGGGGTTTGAAATAACGCTTGATGAAGTAGAAGAAGAAGCTCCACCTAAGAAAACTGTTGAATTTGAAGAAGCCATATCTTTTGTTAATAAAATTAAG AAACGGTTCCAGAACGATGAAGATGTCTATAAGTCTTTCTTGGAGATCTTAAATATGTATCGGAAGGATGATAAGGACATCACTGAGGTTTACAATGAG GTATCGGCTCTTTTTGAGGACCACCTGGATTTGCTTGAAGAGTTTACTAGGTTCTTGCCAGAGTCTTTGGCGGCTCATTCAGCAGCTCAGTTAATCCGGAGTCAGGCCCAACGGTATCGTGACCGAGGATCAGGTCCTCCTCTTGTGCGTCCAATGTTAATAGAGAAG GATCGCCGACGAGAAAGGGCTGTTGCTTCTCGGGGTGACCGTGATCATAGTGTTGACCGTTCTGACCTTAATGATGATAAAGCAATGGTTAAGATGCACAGAGAGCCGAAGAAACGAGTCGATAAGGAGAACAGAGAAAGAGAAAGAGAAAGAGAAAGAGAAAGAGAAAGGAGAAGCCGTGATTTGGACGATGCAGAAGCAGAGCAAGATAACTTGCACCATTTCTCAGAGAAAAGGAAGTCATCCAGAAGAACTGAGGGTTTTGAAGCTTATTCCGGTCCTGCTTCACATTCTGAGAAAAACAATCTAAAGA GTATGTACAACCAAGCATTTGTGTTTTGTGAGAAAGTCAAGGAGAGACTATGCAGCCAAGATGATTATCAGACATTCTTGAAGTGTCTCAATATTTTCAGCAATGGAATTATCCACAGGAAAGAGCTGCAGAATTTG GTTTCTGATCTGCTTGGAAAATTCCCTGATCTCATGGATGAGTTTAATCAGTTCTTTGAGCGTTGTGAGAGTAATG ATGGTTTCCAGCACCTCGCTGGCGTTATGAGCAAAA AATCACTTAGCAGTGAAGAACGTTTATCTAGGCCAGTGAAGGGGGAGGAAAAGGAAACGGAAAGAGAACACAAACGCGACCTTGATGCTGCTAAGGAAAAGGAGCGTCCTAACGACAAGTACATGGGGAAATCTATTCAAGAGCTTGATCTATCTGATTGCGAGCGTTGCACTCCTAGCTACCGACTCCTCCCATCGGAT TATCCAATACCTTCCGTCCGCCACAGACAAAAATTAGGGGCTGCTGTTTTAAATGATCACTGGGTTTCTGTCACCTCAGGAAGTGAAGACTACTCTTTTAAGCACATGCGCAGAAACCAATATGAAGAAAGTCTGTTTAGATGTGAAGATGACAG ATTTGAGTTGGATATGCTGTTGGAATCTGTGGGTTCTGCTGCGAAAAGCGCCGAAGAGTTGTTGAATAATATAATTGAGAAGAAAATAAGTATAGAGGGCTCCTTCCGGGTTGAAGACCACTTCACAG CCCTAAATTTACGGTGCATAGAGAGACTTTATGGCGACCATGGTCTTGACGTGACTGACCTAATACGTAAGAATCCAACCGCTGCACTTCCTGTAATTCTTACTCGTTTGAAGCAGAAACAAGAAGAATGGACAAAGTGCCGTGAAGATTTTAATGCGGTCTGGGCGGATGTGTATGCGAAGAATCATTACAAGTCACTTGATCACCGCAGCTTCTATTTTAAGCAGCAAGATTCTAAGAACTTGAGTGCAAAAG CGCTGGTGACTGAAATCAAGGACCTGAAAGAGAAGTCTCAGGAAGAAGATGATGTTCTTCTGTCTGTAGCTGCTGGTCACAGACAACCCATAATTCCTCACTTCGAGTATGAATATTTGGACAGGACTATTCATGAAGATTTATTCAAACTAGTCCAATTTTCGTGTGAGGAGATATGTTCTACAAAGGAGCAGATCGGTAAAGTTCTGAGGCTCTGGAAAAGTTTCCTGGAAATGATGCTTGGTGTTCCACCCAGGGCCAAGGGGTCAAATTCTGTTGAAGATGTTGTAGAAACCAAGCATCACGGTGCATTGACGAGTGGGGAGGTTAATGTGAGCTCTGACTCGACAAATTTGGTTTCGAGGCAACTAAAGTTTGCTGCCAATGGAGATGAGTATGCTTCATCTGGGGTCTCCAAACATGGCGCGACTGGTCTGTTAAAGAGGGATTCTTCAGCGAAAGAAAATTGTAAGGATGGTGAGCCTGCTAATAAAGATGTTGCCACCTGTTCTGCTGTAAAACCTCAGAAAGACCAAGAAAATGGAAATGGAGCCGATAAACGATTTGGAGATGTTGATGACAGAGTAGCCACATTCCCAAGTGGGGTAGAAAACAATATTG GTTCACGTGGCATTTTATCCAAACAAGGTGACGCTATAGAGAACGCTGACACCATAGTTATAGCAAATGGAGTGCTACCAGATGCTTCTAAAGCCAACAGTAATTATGATGAACCTGGTGGTCCATCCAATGTTGAGAAGGAGGAAGGTGAATTGTCACCTATTGGTGATTCTGAAGACAACTTTGTTGTTTATGAAGATCGTGATTTGAAGACTACTGCCAAGCCAGAACATTCCGTTGAAGCTGAAGGAGAAAATGATGATGCTGACGATGAAGATGGCGATGATGCTTCAGAGGGTGGTGAGGACGCGTCGGGAACTGAATCTATTGGTGACGAATGTTCACAAGACGGTAACGGTATGGAGGAAGAGGGCGAGCATGATGAGATTGATGGTAAAGCTGAGAGTGAAGGAGAGGCAGAGGGGATGGATTCGCATCTTATAGAAGAGGACAATCGGTTGCTTCCATTGTCAGAACGTGTTCTATTATCCGTTAAGCCTCTTTCAAAGCATGTAGCCGCAGCAGCGTTGCTTGATGAGAGACAAAAAGATTCCAGAGTGTTCTACGGGAATGACGACTTTTATGTTCTTTTCAGGCTTCATCGA ACCCTGTACGAGAGAATTTTGTCTGCAAAAACATATTGCACAGGCAGTGAACTGAATCGGAGAAACACGAAAGATACTAGTTCACCTGATCCTTATGCAAG GTTTATGAGTGCTCTGTTTAGTCTGCTTAATGGCTCAGCTGAAAGTTCCAAGTTTGAGGATGAATGTCGAGCTATTATTGGAAACCAATCATATGTTTTATTCACGTTGGAAAAACTGATATACAAACTAGTTAAACAG CTTCAAGCTGTTGTAGCAGACGATATGGATAATAAGCTTCTCCAGTTGTATGAGTATGAGAAGTCTCGGAAACCTGGGAGGGTCATTGACTCGGTGTATTATGAAAACGCGAGGATTCTCCTTCACGAGGAAAATATTTATCGGTTGGAATGT TCGTCCTCTCCATCCCGTTTGTCAATCCAGCTTATGGATAGTATAATCGAAAAGCCTGAGGCTTATGCAGTCTCCATGGATCCCACGTTTGCAAGTTATCTGCAAAAGGAGTTCCTTTCCAACTCATCAGGGAAAAAAGTAGCCCCACAGGCCATTGTGTTAAAAAG GAACATGCGTGGATACTCTGGTCTGGATGATCTTGCAGTCGCCTGCAAGGCAATGGAAGGTGTAGAAGTAATTAATGGCCTTGAGTGCAAGATGTCTTGCTCTTCCTACAAG ATCTCGTATGTCTTGGACACGGAGGATTTCTTCCATAGGAAGAAGAAGAAGCAGAAGAAGCCGTCACATGAAAAATCATCATCGGAGCAACGCAAGTTGTACAGAGTAGAAAGATTCCACAAGTTTCTCTCAGCTTCAAGATGA
- the LOC106334838 gene encoding paired amphipathic helix protein Sin3-like 2 isoform X1 produces the protein MKRIRDDVYSSGSQFKRPLPSSRGESYVQSPVPGDGGVNSQKLTTDDALSYLKDVKEMFQDQRDKYDMFLEVMKDFKAQRTDTSGVIARVKELFKGHNNLIFGFNTFLPKGFEITLDEVEEEAPPKKTVEFEEAISFVNKIKKRFQNDEDVYKSFLEILNMYRKDDKDITEVYNEVSALFEDHLDLLEEFTRFLPESLAAHSAAQLIRSQAQRYRDRGSGPPLVRPMLIEKDRRRERAVASRGDRDHSVDRSDLNDDKAMVKMHREPKKRVDKENRERERERERERERRSRDLDDAEAEQDNLHHFSEKRKSSRRTEGFEAYSGPASHSEKNNLKSMYNQAFVFCEKVKERLCSQDDYQTFLKCLNIFSNGIIHRKELQNLVSDLLGKFPDLMDEFNQFFERCESNDGFQHLAGVMSKKSLSSEERLSRPVKGEEKETEREHKRDLDAAKEKERPNDKYMGKSIQELDLSDCERCTPSYRLLPSDYPIPSVRHRQKLGAAVLNDHWVSVTSGSEDYSFKHMRRNQYEESLFRCEDDRFELDMLLESVGSAAKSAEELLNNIIEKKISIEGSFRVEDHFTALNLRCIERLYGDHGLDVTDLIRKNPTAALPVILTRLKQKQEEWTKCREDFNAVWADVYAKNHYKSLDHRSFYFKQQDSKNLSAKALVTEIKDLKEKSQEEDDVLLSVAAGHRQPIIPHFEYEYLDRTIHEDLFKLVQFSCEEICSTKEQIGKVLRLWKSFLEMMLGVPPRAKGSNSVEDVVETKHHGALTSGEVNVSSDSTNLVSRQLKFAANGDEYASSGVSKHGATGLLKRDSSAKENCKDGEPANKDVATCSAVKPQKDQENGNGADKRFGDVDDRVATFPSGVENNIGKVGSGDSSGSRGILSKQGDAIENADTIVIANGVLPDASKANSNYDEPGGPSNVEKEEGELSPIGDSEDNFVVYEDRDLKTTAKPEHSVEAEGENDDADDEDGDDASEGGEDASGTESIGDECSQDGNGMEEEGEHDEIDGKAESEGEAEGMDSHLIEEDNRLLPLSERVLLSVKPLSKHVAAAALLDERQKDSRVFYGNDDFYVLFRLHRTLYERILSAKTYCTGSELNRRNTKDTSSPDPYARFMSALFSLLNGSAESSKFEDECRAIIGNQSYVLFTLEKLIYKLVKQLQAVVADDMDNKLLQLYEYEKSRKPGRVIDSVYYENARILLHEENIYRLECSSSPSRLSIQLMDSIIEKPEAYAVSMDPTFASYLQKEFLSNSSGKKVAPQAIVLKRNMRGYSGLDDLAVACKAMEGVEVINGLECKMSCSSYKISYVLDTEDFFHRKKKKQKKPSHEKSSSEQRKLYRVERFHKFLSASR, from the exons ATGAAGCGGATTAGAGATGACGTGTACTCCTCCGGGTCTCAATTCAAACGTCCTTTGCCCTCTTCTCGTGGCGAATC ATATGTGCAGTCTCCAGTACCTGGTGATGGGGGAGTGAACTCTCAGAAGCTGACTACCGATGATGCTTTGTCTTACTTGAAGGACGTTAAGGAGATGTTTCAGGATCAGAGGGACAAGTATGATATGTTTCTTGAGGTTATGAAAGACTTCAAGGCACAAAG GACCGATACATCTGGTGTGATTGCACGAGTCAAGGAGTTGTTTAAAGGGCATAACAATTTGATTTTCGGGTTTAACACGTTTCTGCCTAAGGGGTTTGAAATAACGCTTGATGAAGTAGAAGAAGAAGCTCCACCTAAGAAAACTGTTGAATTTGAAGAAGCCATATCTTTTGTTAATAAAATTAAG AAACGGTTCCAGAACGATGAAGATGTCTATAAGTCTTTCTTGGAGATCTTAAATATGTATCGGAAGGATGATAAGGACATCACTGAGGTTTACAATGAG GTATCGGCTCTTTTTGAGGACCACCTGGATTTGCTTGAAGAGTTTACTAGGTTCTTGCCAGAGTCTTTGGCGGCTCATTCAGCAGCTCAGTTAATCCGGAGTCAGGCCCAACGGTATCGTGACCGAGGATCAGGTCCTCCTCTTGTGCGTCCAATGTTAATAGAGAAG GATCGCCGACGAGAAAGGGCTGTTGCTTCTCGGGGTGACCGTGATCATAGTGTTGACCGTTCTGACCTTAATGATGATAAAGCAATGGTTAAGATGCACAGAGAGCCGAAGAAACGAGTCGATAAGGAGAACAGAGAAAGAGAAAGAGAAAGAGAAAGAGAAAGAGAAAGGAGAAGCCGTGATTTGGACGATGCAGAAGCAGAGCAAGATAACTTGCACCATTTCTCAGAGAAAAGGAAGTCATCCAGAAGAACTGAGGGTTTTGAAGCTTATTCCGGTCCTGCTTCACATTCTGAGAAAAACAATCTAAAGA GTATGTACAACCAAGCATTTGTGTTTTGTGAGAAAGTCAAGGAGAGACTATGCAGCCAAGATGATTATCAGACATTCTTGAAGTGTCTCAATATTTTCAGCAATGGAATTATCCACAGGAAAGAGCTGCAGAATTTG GTTTCTGATCTGCTTGGAAAATTCCCTGATCTCATGGATGAGTTTAATCAGTTCTTTGAGCGTTGTGAGAGTAATG ATGGTTTCCAGCACCTCGCTGGCGTTATGAGCAAAA AATCACTTAGCAGTGAAGAACGTTTATCTAGGCCAGTGAAGGGGGAGGAAAAGGAAACGGAAAGAGAACACAAACGCGACCTTGATGCTGCTAAGGAAAAGGAGCGTCCTAACGACAAGTACATGGGGAAATCTATTCAAGAGCTTGATCTATCTGATTGCGAGCGTTGCACTCCTAGCTACCGACTCCTCCCATCGGAT TATCCAATACCTTCCGTCCGCCACAGACAAAAATTAGGGGCTGCTGTTTTAAATGATCACTGGGTTTCTGTCACCTCAGGAAGTGAAGACTACTCTTTTAAGCACATGCGCAGAAACCAATATGAAGAAAGTCTGTTTAGATGTGAAGATGACAG ATTTGAGTTGGATATGCTGTTGGAATCTGTGGGTTCTGCTGCGAAAAGCGCCGAAGAGTTGTTGAATAATATAATTGAGAAGAAAATAAGTATAGAGGGCTCCTTCCGGGTTGAAGACCACTTCACAG CCCTAAATTTACGGTGCATAGAGAGACTTTATGGCGACCATGGTCTTGACGTGACTGACCTAATACGTAAGAATCCAACCGCTGCACTTCCTGTAATTCTTACTCGTTTGAAGCAGAAACAAGAAGAATGGACAAAGTGCCGTGAAGATTTTAATGCGGTCTGGGCGGATGTGTATGCGAAGAATCATTACAAGTCACTTGATCACCGCAGCTTCTATTTTAAGCAGCAAGATTCTAAGAACTTGAGTGCAAAAG CGCTGGTGACTGAAATCAAGGACCTGAAAGAGAAGTCTCAGGAAGAAGATGATGTTCTTCTGTCTGTAGCTGCTGGTCACAGACAACCCATAATTCCTCACTTCGAGTATGAATATTTGGACAGGACTATTCATGAAGATTTATTCAAACTAGTCCAATTTTCGTGTGAGGAGATATGTTCTACAAAGGAGCAGATCGGTAAAGTTCTGAGGCTCTGGAAAAGTTTCCTGGAAATGATGCTTGGTGTTCCACCCAGGGCCAAGGGGTCAAATTCTGTTGAAGATGTTGTAGAAACCAAGCATCACGGTGCATTGACGAGTGGGGAGGTTAATGTGAGCTCTGACTCGACAAATTTGGTTTCGAGGCAACTAAAGTTTGCTGCCAATGGAGATGAGTATGCTTCATCTGGGGTCTCCAAACATGGCGCGACTGGTCTGTTAAAGAGGGATTCTTCAGCGAAAGAAAATTGTAAGGATGGTGAGCCTGCTAATAAAGATGTTGCCACCTGTTCTGCTGTAAAACCTCAGAAAGACCAAGAAAATGGAAATGGAGCCGATAAACGATTTGGAGATGTTGATGACAGAGTAGCCACATTCCCAAGTGGGGTAGAAAACAATATTGGTAAAGTAGGGAGTGGCGATTCCTCAG GTTCACGTGGCATTTTATCCAAACAAGGTGACGCTATAGAGAACGCTGACACCATAGTTATAGCAAATGGAGTGCTACCAGATGCTTCTAAAGCCAACAGTAATTATGATGAACCTGGTGGTCCATCCAATGTTGAGAAGGAGGAAGGTGAATTGTCACCTATTGGTGATTCTGAAGACAACTTTGTTGTTTATGAAGATCGTGATTTGAAGACTACTGCCAAGCCAGAACATTCCGTTGAAGCTGAAGGAGAAAATGATGATGCTGACGATGAAGATGGCGATGATGCTTCAGAGGGTGGTGAGGACGCGTCGGGAACTGAATCTATTGGTGACGAATGTTCACAAGACGGTAACGGTATGGAGGAAGAGGGCGAGCATGATGAGATTGATGGTAAAGCTGAGAGTGAAGGAGAGGCAGAGGGGATGGATTCGCATCTTATAGAAGAGGACAATCGGTTGCTTCCATTGTCAGAACGTGTTCTATTATCCGTTAAGCCTCTTTCAAAGCATGTAGCCGCAGCAGCGTTGCTTGATGAGAGACAAAAAGATTCCAGAGTGTTCTACGGGAATGACGACTTTTATGTTCTTTTCAGGCTTCATCGA ACCCTGTACGAGAGAATTTTGTCTGCAAAAACATATTGCACAGGCAGTGAACTGAATCGGAGAAACACGAAAGATACTAGTTCACCTGATCCTTATGCAAG GTTTATGAGTGCTCTGTTTAGTCTGCTTAATGGCTCAGCTGAAAGTTCCAAGTTTGAGGATGAATGTCGAGCTATTATTGGAAACCAATCATATGTTTTATTCACGTTGGAAAAACTGATATACAAACTAGTTAAACAG CTTCAAGCTGTTGTAGCAGACGATATGGATAATAAGCTTCTCCAGTTGTATGAGTATGAGAAGTCTCGGAAACCTGGGAGGGTCATTGACTCGGTGTATTATGAAAACGCGAGGATTCTCCTTCACGAGGAAAATATTTATCGGTTGGAATGT TCGTCCTCTCCATCCCGTTTGTCAATCCAGCTTATGGATAGTATAATCGAAAAGCCTGAGGCTTATGCAGTCTCCATGGATCCCACGTTTGCAAGTTATCTGCAAAAGGAGTTCCTTTCCAACTCATCAGGGAAAAAAGTAGCCCCACAGGCCATTGTGTTAAAAAG GAACATGCGTGGATACTCTGGTCTGGATGATCTTGCAGTCGCCTGCAAGGCAATGGAAGGTGTAGAAGTAATTAATGGCCTTGAGTGCAAGATGTCTTGCTCTTCCTACAAG ATCTCGTATGTCTTGGACACGGAGGATTTCTTCCATAGGAAGAAGAAGAAGCAGAAGAAGCCGTCACATGAAAAATCATCATCGGAGCAACGCAAGTTGTACAGAGTAGAAAGATTCCACAAGTTTCTCTCAGCTTCAAGATGA
- the LOC106329671 gene encoding uncharacterized protein LOC106329671, with protein MDLSEERKHSKRQKDYINMLSYTCDSEYGIPRRCSCGGRIIDEVRVKQEYDTLPGKRFFTCANYEADGFHYRQPWVIGVQEQIESLTKRLEEAEEVMKFVPSLKKTD; from the exons ATGGATCTCTCAGAAGAGAGAAAGCATTCAAAGAGGCAAAAGGACTACATCAACATGCTTTCATACACTTGCGATTCAGAATACGGGATTCCGAGAAGGTGTTCCTGTGGTGGGAGAATCATCGACGAGGTTCGAGTGAAGCAGGAGTACGACACTCTTCCTGGGAAGCGTTTCTTCACCTGCGCCAACTACGAG GCTGATGGGTTTCACTATCGTCAGCCTTGGGTGATTGGTGTCCAGGAGCAGATCGAAAGCTTGACTAAGCGTCTGGAGGAGGCTGAGGAGGTGATGAAGTTCGTACCGAGTCTGAAAAAAACAGATTGA